A section of the Verrucomicrobiota bacterium genome encodes:
- the nadD gene encoding nicotinate (nicotinamide) nucleotide adenylyltransferase has translation MATNRIPGHVERVGLFGGSFDPVHLGHLILAEAALEELQLERIIFIPAALSPFKTERPPAASDESRLAMLREAIASEARFSVDDRELSREGPSYTIDTVRELLGDYPGVRFLYLIGADNLKDLPRWHEIEELRNLVDFAVLDRGNAPELESCELPVVRRRIDLSSTEIRERLAKGLSIRFMLPERVYDFIMTHHPYRDFLHGNY, from the coding sequence ATGGCTACCAACAGAATTCCGGGCCATGTCGAACGGGTTGGCCTGTTCGGTGGAAGCTTCGACCCAGTTCATCTTGGTCATTTGATTCTTGCGGAAGCCGCTCTGGAGGAACTGCAACTGGAACGAATCATTTTCATTCCTGCAGCACTCTCACCCTTCAAGACGGAACGTCCTCCCGCCGCATCTGATGAATCGCGACTGGCTATGCTCCGGGAGGCGATTGCATCCGAAGCACGTTTCTCCGTGGATGATCGCGAGCTTAGTCGCGAGGGACCCTCTTATACCATCGATACGGTCCGGGAATTGCTTGGGGATTACCCTGGAGTGCGTTTTCTTTACCTGATCGGAGCCGATAATCTGAAGGATCTTCCGCGCTGGCATGAGATCGAGGAGCTTCGGAACTTGGTTGATTTCGCGGTGCTCGATCGCGGAAATGCTCCCGAGTTGGAATCATGCGAGCTCCCGGTGGTACGCCGCCGTATTGATCTTTCCTCCACGGAAATCAGGGAACGATTGGCCAAGGGGCTTTCCATTCGCTTTATGCTGCCCGAGCGGGTATACGATTTCATCATGACGCATCACCCGTACCGCGATTTTCTCCATGGCAACTACTAA
- a CDS encoding DUF4153 domain-containing protein, whose product MRRFPLPILAALIATAAYIVSIHSSWTPTDEQCIRISLTMLFGLPLLVGAVYGSELHPRFQPILHPAALIAMTGLFFLVPVGIIHTGTVWFCFWMLVLMAFALASVVPGLVRDGSLNWWRVNVGWLNALVLAAIMTAIVEIGLQLAFLSVKILFGLEAHFFFVRCLHFDLLALAGCLIYPVTALALFPSAKDDLYPDQPGFKVWSNLCKWALIPIGFLFMGILAAYAVKIIIQWKLPNGMVATPVLSLGAYGTLAMLLILPWKGERSWARWFSLIYPPAFLLSSALLFISLALRIKEYGVTFDRYSALAAGIWLTVSAFCFLIRRNQAPLLVPFLLALTTLVAVLGPLSAGTLSRRSQSERLKHLLESSNRKDEQIRSIVTMIVQDFGLTDLEKVTGPLGIDPKLAYWELSRAVLQKLHLSKDPTQCSYGLSEGSIVPIAGCTAYLQARNGGWKGTLGTNAAGEELMLKNTFTGSGDLDLRLVLQAGGREVASKRIADLDFDAAIKNKTPILFTLGGEGRCFQIVITYAQWDSSATPRKVVSIEYQVFEKQCDPENNPSPAP is encoded by the coding sequence ATGCGTCGGTTCCCCCTGCCGATCCTGGCGGCACTGATCGCCACCGCCGCATATATTGTTTCCATCCATTCCTCGTGGACCCCGACCGACGAACAATGCATCAGGATTTCCCTCACGATGCTCTTTGGCCTCCCTCTTCTCGTCGGCGCGGTCTATGGATCGGAACTCCATCCTCGATTTCAACCGATCCTGCATCCGGCCGCGCTGATCGCCATGACGGGTCTCTTTTTCCTTGTTCCCGTGGGCATTATTCACACTGGAACGGTGTGGTTTTGCTTCTGGATGCTGGTGCTGATGGCGTTTGCCCTGGCCAGCGTGGTGCCCGGCCTTGTACGCGATGGAAGTCTCAATTGGTGGAGGGTGAATGTCGGTTGGCTGAACGCCCTCGTACTTGCCGCGATTATGACGGCGATTGTGGAAATCGGCCTTCAACTGGCCTTCTTGAGCGTGAAGATACTCTTTGGATTGGAAGCCCATTTCTTTTTTGTGCGGTGTCTGCACTTCGATCTCCTTGCCCTTGCAGGATGCCTAATCTACCCCGTCACTGCCCTGGCTCTGTTTCCGTCCGCCAAGGATGACCTCTATCCCGACCAGCCTGGGTTCAAGGTCTGGTCCAATCTCTGCAAGTGGGCGCTGATCCCGATCGGTTTCCTCTTCATGGGAATCCTTGCCGCTTATGCCGTGAAGATCATCATCCAGTGGAAGCTTCCAAACGGCATGGTGGCGACTCCGGTGCTCTCCCTTGGGGCGTATGGAACGCTGGCCATGCTCCTGATCCTCCCGTGGAAGGGGGAGCGTTCCTGGGCCCGATGGTTCTCGTTGATCTATCCACCGGCCTTCCTGCTCAGCAGCGCCCTCCTCTTCATCTCCCTCGCGCTCCGCATCAAGGAGTACGGCGTGACCTTCGACCGATATTCCGCATTGGCCGCAGGCATCTGGCTGACTGTATCGGCATTCTGTTTTCTGATTCGCCGTAACCAAGCACCTCTCTTGGTTCCCTTCCTGCTTGCCCTCACCACGTTGGTTGCCGTCCTGGGGCCGCTGAGCGCGGGCACCTTGTCGCGGCGCAGTCAGTCCGAACGACTCAAGCACCTTCTCGAATCCTCAAACCGCAAGGATGAGCAGATCCGTTCCATTGTCACAATGATCGTTCAGGATTTCGGGTTGACGGACCTTGAGAAGGTGACCGGACCGCTCGGTATCGATCCCAAGCTTGCTTACTGGGAACTGTCCAGGGCGGTGCTTCAGAAGCTCCATCTATCCAAGGATCCTACCCAATGCAGCTATGGACTTAGCGAAGGATCCATCGTTCCGATTGCCGGATGCACCGCCTATCTGCAGGCCCGCAACGGTGGATGGAAAGGAACTCTTGGTACGAATGCCGCCGGGGAGGAGTTGATGCTGAAGAACACATTCACGGGCAGCGGTGACCTTGACCTGAGGCTGGTGCTCCAAGCTGGGGGAAGGGAGGTGGCATCGAAACGAATCGCTGACCTTGATTTTGATGCAGCGATTAAAAACAAGACGCCCATTCTCTTCACTCTCGGAGGAGAGGGGAGGTGCTTCCAGATCGTGATCACGTATGCCCAATGGGATTCCTCGGCCACCCCTAGAAAGGTGGTTAGCATCGAATATCAGGTTTTTGAAAAACAGTGCGATCCGGAAAATAATCCATCCCCCGCACCTTAG
- a CDS encoding glycosyl hydrolase, with protein sequence MRCSSPGQLLLLGVPGMEVDDSYADFIRRVQPGGFILFGRNIETPDQLRRLTDRLRELSDIEPIITIDQEGGRVSRLKLLGNEPPNARQLRDKGDLELIACHGELTGQLLRIFGFNLDLCPVLDIAFDDEADNSLRGRCYGTTADQVITMAGVFNKALQSTGVLSCGKHFPGYSSASSDPHHELSALPRPRTELEAHELKVFRHFATGENSVDSMMTGHIAFAELDASGLPASLSPVITTKLLREEMGFQGLVMTDDLDMGAIINHHGFDEMIRLGLAAGNDLLMICHRTELAEQAFKILEKSPSDQLERAYANLAAFKAKMAPPTTFTLENFQALDQGVWDLRVNVLGAEGAAKRSPEDGKRSPVETY encoded by the coding sequence ATGAGATGCTCTTCACCCGGTCAACTGCTGCTCCTTGGTGTTCCTGGAATGGAAGTCGATGATTCCTACGCCGACTTCATCCGCAGGGTTCAGCCCGGAGGATTTATACTGTTCGGACGCAATATCGAGACCCCCGACCAGCTCCGACGACTCACGGATCGACTCCGGGAACTCAGCGACATCGAGCCAATCATCACCATCGACCAGGAAGGAGGACGCGTCTCCCGGCTCAAGCTTCTGGGGAACGAGCCTCCCAATGCCCGCCAACTCCGGGACAAGGGAGATCTTGAACTCATTGCCTGCCATGGGGAACTAACTGGACAGCTCCTGCGGATCTTCGGCTTCAATCTCGATCTCTGTCCTGTTCTGGACATCGCCTTTGACGACGAGGCTGATAACTCCCTTCGCGGCCGATGCTACGGCACGACGGCCGATCAGGTCATCACGATGGCGGGCGTCTTCAACAAGGCCCTCCAGTCAACCGGAGTCCTTTCCTGTGGAAAGCACTTCCCTGGCTATTCCTCGGCTTCCAGTGATCCCCATCACGAACTCTCCGCCCTGCCTCGTCCACGTACCGAACTCGAAGCTCACGAGCTCAAGGTCTTCCGTCACTTTGCCACAGGGGAAAACTCGGTCGACAGCATGATGACAGGTCATATCGCCTTTGCAGAACTCGACGCCTCAGGCTTACCCGCCTCGCTCTCACCCGTTATCACCACGAAGCTACTCCGGGAGGAGATGGGCTTTCAGGGACTTGTCATGACCGATGACCTCGACATGGGCGCGATTATCAATCACCACGGTTTCGACGAGATGATCCGTCTCGGACTGGCCGCTGGAAATGATCTCCTGATGATCTGCCATCGTACAGAACTTGCCGAACAGGCCTTCAAAATCCTCGAAAAGAGCCCCTCCGATCAACTCGAGCGCGCTTATGCGAATCTCGCTGCCTTCAAGGCGAAAATGGCTCCACCCACGACCTTCACTCTCGAGAACTTCCAGGCCCTTGACCAGGGCGTCTGGGATCTACGGGTTAATGTCCTTGGCGCAGAAGGCGCCGCCAAACGCAGCCCCGAAGACGGGAAGCGCTCCCCCGTCGAAACTTACTAA
- a CDS encoding CPXCG motif-containing cysteine-rich protein, with product MSWLEEILIQCPQCGEEFAIQIETAEDGSVELIEDCAVCCRPATVRITTEAGEVTAVDVVAA from the coding sequence ATGTCTTGGCTTGAGGAAATCCTGATCCAGTGTCCCCAGTGCGGGGAAGAATTCGCCATTCAAATTGAGACAGCCGAAGATGGCTCTGTGGAGCTCATCGAGGACTGCGCAGTCTGCTGCCGCCCAGCTACCGTACGAATCACGACCGAGGCAGGGGAAGTCACGGCGGTGGATGTGGTCGCGGCATGA
- a CDS encoding CinA family nicotinamide mononucleotide deamidase-related protein, which translates to MIPLPLRVELLNTGSELLLGSVRDAHLSWFGRELFPLGLRIARQSTVPDGAPIRDALLEAFARTDVIIVTGGLGPTTDDITRELAAELLGRKMLPHPETLERIQERCRRRGFAFQPRMERQAMAPEGATVLPNDNGTAPGLYLPAVEGISWSSPHIFLLPGPPRELQPMAVAHVLPVLRELAKRHSGGVTQECRIYKVVGMGESMVEAKIGLELSKRGDLEVGYCARPNEVDFRLIGPREILDQVEPSVLAVVGDYLVSGDEKSMEEIVVHLLAERGITLVTAESCTGGHLANRLTNVPGASKVFLEGFITYSNRSKSELLGVDSGLIEAHGAVSEQVVRSMAEGALQKSGSRYAIATTGIAGPDGGTLEKPVGTVWIALAEEGEVTEAWKETIPADRITFKQVVSQSALDRLRRVLVSM; encoded by the coding sequence ATGATCCCACTTCCTTTACGTGTGGAGTTGCTGAACACAGGCAGCGAACTCTTGCTTGGGAGCGTCCGTGACGCGCATCTTTCCTGGTTTGGCCGGGAACTTTTTCCCCTTGGACTCAGAATCGCCCGTCAGAGCACGGTGCCCGATGGTGCGCCGATCCGGGATGCACTTCTGGAGGCTTTTGCCCGCACGGATGTCATTATTGTGACCGGTGGACTCGGACCGACGACCGATGACATTACCCGCGAACTGGCAGCTGAACTTCTGGGGAGAAAGATGCTTCCCCACCCCGAGACACTGGAACGAATTCAGGAGCGTTGCAGACGCCGGGGATTTGCGTTTCAGCCCCGTATGGAGCGACAGGCGATGGCTCCTGAGGGGGCAACTGTTCTCCCGAATGACAATGGCACTGCACCCGGTCTCTATCTTCCAGCAGTGGAAGGGATCTCCTGGTCCTCTCCCCATATCTTTCTGTTGCCTGGGCCTCCCCGTGAGTTGCAGCCGATGGCCGTTGCCCATGTGCTTCCTGTCTTGAGGGAATTAGCTAAACGCCATTCCGGCGGGGTCACCCAGGAATGTCGCATTTACAAGGTTGTCGGAATGGGTGAGTCGATGGTTGAGGCAAAAATCGGCCTGGAACTCTCTAAGCGTGGAGATCTTGAGGTTGGCTACTGTGCGCGGCCCAACGAGGTCGATTTCCGATTGATCGGACCTCGTGAGATTCTCGACCAAGTGGAGCCCTCTGTTCTGGCCGTGGTTGGCGATTATTTGGTTTCGGGAGATGAGAAATCCATGGAGGAGATCGTTGTTCATCTGCTTGCGGAACGCGGAATCACGCTAGTCACGGCAGAGTCCTGCACCGGCGGGCATCTTGCCAATCGCCTCACGAATGTTCCGGGTGCCTCGAAGGTTTTTCTGGAGGGATTTATCACCTATAGCAACCGATCGAAGTCAGAACTGCTGGGTGTTGATTCTGGGTTGATCGAGGCTCACGGCGCGGTCAGCGAGCAAGTCGTGCGTTCCATGGCGGAGGGGGCACTACAAAAAAGCGGGTCCCGTTATGCTATCGCTACCACAGGCATTGCCGGTCCAGATGGTGGGACGTTGGAAAAACCGGTTGGCACCGTCTGGATAGCACTGGCTGAAGAGGGAGAAGTGACTGAAGCATGGAAGGAAACCATTCCCGCAGATCGTATAACCTTCAAGCAAGTGGTCTCACAGTCGGCTCTTGACCGACTCCGCAGAGTTCTTGTCTCAATGTGA
- a CDS encoding DUF1343 domain-containing protein: MKLRTLTLFLSLLLALSALISFSISNANAVELGIDVLQKNNFDLLRGKRVGLVTNQTGVNSTGVKTRILLKKHVNLVALYTPEHGLDGTEKAGIEVRSRRDSLTGLPAYSLYGDTRKPTPQMLAGIDVLVYDMQDIGCRSYTYISTMGKCLQACAEQGKEFVVLDRPNPLGGNRVEGQGIEPKWISFVGQFPIPYVHGLTVGELALMANSKGWMGPKANLQVVKMHGWNRSMTWPMTGLHWVPPSPNIPNEMSPSYYVITGVVGELAGGLDQGLFSPKAFQVLGAPWVKPQMVSSLRAKCEDIKVEPTVTASGPGVIYHANPSGGGDLGAAALYTLAECNRESHGMIFTKASKSKLDLFQKVYGSDTIRRELATKRPEQIVASWQPFLSRFRSERQPYLLY, from the coding sequence ATGAAACTCCGAACCCTAACGCTTTTTCTCTCCCTTCTGCTAGCGCTCTCCGCATTGATATCATTCTCGATCTCCAACGCAAACGCCGTGGAACTGGGAATCGATGTGCTTCAGAAGAACAACTTCGACCTGCTCCGCGGAAAACGGGTTGGACTTGTCACCAATCAGACCGGGGTCAACTCAACCGGGGTGAAAACCCGGATTCTCCTGAAGAAGCATGTCAACCTCGTGGCACTCTACACTCCCGAGCATGGTCTTGATGGGACGGAGAAGGCTGGAATCGAGGTTCGCTCGCGACGTGATTCCCTGACAGGCCTACCTGCTTACTCACTCTACGGAGACACCAGAAAGCCGACTCCCCAGATGCTCGCCGGTATCGATGTCCTGGTCTACGACATGCAGGATATCGGCTGCCGTAGCTACACCTACATCAGCACGATGGGGAAGTGCCTGCAGGCCTGTGCGGAGCAAGGTAAGGAATTTGTCGTTCTGGATCGTCCGAATCCTCTCGGCGGCAACCGTGTGGAGGGACAGGGGATCGAACCGAAGTGGATCTCCTTTGTTGGGCAGTTTCCCATTCCCTATGTCCATGGCCTGACGGTGGGCGAGCTTGCTCTCATGGCTAACTCCAAAGGCTGGATGGGGCCTAAGGCCAATCTGCAGGTGGTGAAGATGCACGGTTGGAACCGCTCAATGACTTGGCCGATGACCGGCCTGCACTGGGTTCCTCCCTCACCCAATATTCCCAATGAGATGTCCCCGAGTTATTACGTGATTACGGGTGTCGTTGGAGAGCTTGCGGGCGGGCTGGACCAGGGTCTCTTTTCTCCGAAAGCGTTTCAGGTGCTCGGAGCCCCTTGGGTGAAGCCTCAGATGGTCTCCTCCCTCAGGGCGAAGTGTGAGGATATCAAGGTGGAACCGACCGTGACCGCCTCGGGACCAGGTGTGATCTATCATGCGAATCCCAGCGGGGGAGGGGATCTCGGAGCGGCCGCCCTCTACACACTCGCCGAGTGCAACAGAGAATCACACGGAATGATTTTCACCAAGGCGAGCAAGTCCAAGCTCGATCTCTTCCAGAAGGTCTATGGAAGTGATACGATCCGTCGCGAACTGGCCACCAAGCGCCCCGAGCAGATCGTGGCCTCCTGGCAGCCGTTCTTGAGCCGCTTTCGCTCAGAGAGACAGCCTTATCTACTTTATTAG
- a CDS encoding transglutaminase-like domain-containing protein, which yields MSTQCDALARLFRDDDPHTVGLVKEQLVLKGESAVPDLRNLVNADSAIVAAHAQEVLHAIAGKRAASELEALLKGEEIPLERASWLIAGALMPWIDLEECLAMVDAWGSEFGRRIAVGESDPVSVLTRYLHGELGFDGNANDYYNHENSILPCVMESRRGLPLTLTLLYIFVAARAGITLHGVNLPGHFIARCGETYFDPFHSGRILSLADCADILARQNIELSDEHLENPGSREVLARMLANLGHAYAIEETVWQKGMVDRWLGIVTGAEQ from the coding sequence ATGTCCACGCAGTGTGATGCTCTGGCTCGTCTCTTTCGTGACGATGATCCTCATACGGTCGGTCTGGTGAAAGAGCAGTTGGTCCTCAAGGGAGAGAGTGCCGTTCCCGATCTCCGGAACCTTGTGAATGCGGATTCGGCGATTGTCGCAGCCCATGCGCAGGAAGTTCTCCATGCCATTGCGGGCAAGCGAGCCGCGTCTGAGCTGGAAGCTCTTTTGAAAGGGGAGGAGATCCCTTTGGAGCGGGCCTCTTGGCTGATTGCAGGCGCTTTGATGCCTTGGATCGATCTGGAGGAATGCCTTGCCATGGTGGATGCCTGGGGTAGCGAGTTTGGCAGGCGAATCGCCGTCGGTGAATCTGATCCGGTAAGCGTTCTGACTCGTTATTTGCACGGGGAACTCGGGTTCGATGGCAATGCAAACGACTACTACAATCACGAGAATTCCATCCTGCCATGCGTGATGGAGAGTCGACGGGGTTTGCCTCTCACCCTCACCCTTCTCTACATATTCGTCGCGGCACGTGCCGGCATAACACTTCACGGGGTGAATCTCCCCGGTCATTTCATAGCCCGCTGCGGCGAGACCTATTTTGATCCCTTTCATTCCGGACGTATCCTTTCCCTTGCGGACTGTGCCGACATTCTGGCACGTCAGAATATCGAGCTGAGCGACGAACATCTGGAAAACCCAGGATCCAGGGAGGTTCTCGCCAGGATGCTTGCCAATCTGGGTCACGCCTATGCCATTGAAGAGACCGTATGGCAGAAGGGGATGGTAGATCGCTGGCTCGGCATCGTGACGGGGGCTGAGCAATGA
- the rsfS gene encoding ribosome silencing factor, producing MATTKKLTTVKKPKAPASNKKVEKIVKEKKVTVKKIKKIVKLDPEEALVRLCAEGALDKKAEDIVLLDMRKISSFTDFFLIVSGTSEPQLKAIAGSIREKVRSVTGLRPIAEDGFPISQWVIIDYGSVIIHIFHKDKRDLYGLESLWGDAGRLEIEE from the coding sequence ATGGCAACTACTAAGAAGCTGACAACTGTTAAGAAGCCCAAGGCTCCCGCTTCCAATAAAAAAGTTGAGAAGATTGTGAAGGAGAAAAAAGTTACGGTTAAGAAAATCAAAAAAATCGTGAAGCTCGATCCCGAGGAGGCACTCGTGCGACTCTGCGCAGAGGGGGCACTCGACAAGAAGGCTGAGGATATAGTCCTCCTCGATATGAGGAAGATCTCTTCCTTCACCGATTTTTTCCTGATCGTCTCTGGCACTTCGGAACCTCAACTCAAGGCCATTGCCGGTTCGATCCGTGAGAAGGTTCGCTCAGTCACCGGACTGCGCCCGATTGCCGAGGATGGATTCCCAATCAGCCAGTGGGTCATCATCGATTACGGCAGTGTGATCATTCACATCTTCCATAAGGACAAGCGCGATCTCTACGGACTGGAATCCCTCTGGGGAGATGCAGGACGCCTGGAGATCGAGGAGTAG
- a CDS encoding glucosidase — MPSPLEPTAEEIRLGEDSRRERFWKLWGTYLSERQWGTVREDYSADGDVWNSFSFDQARSRVYRWGEDGLLGLSDRFGRLCFGIALWNGKDPILKERLFGLTGPQGNHGEDVKELYYYLDATPTHSYCKGLYKYPQAEFPYADLVAENGRRTHLQPEYELVDTGVFDQNRYFDVQVEYAKGSIKDILIKVTISNRGPDQADLVFLPTLWYRNTWAWGQISEECLEEPKISIARPGTVSAVHAVMGEYEMTFDKGPDGKLPEFLFTNNETNTQRLYGEPLARPYVKDAFHDAVIEGKADAVNPEQFGTKTAGRYNLTIPAGDSVVLRMRLTEKGAAQGEPLDDSFEDIFAARVEDAEEFYSSKLAPALSAEQKNVTRQAYAGLLWSKQFYNLVQSEWAKGDSTEPPPPPGHSVRNEDWENIFNRDVISMPDTWEYPYYCSWDLAFHTAALGRVDPVYCKDQLILLLREWYTHPNGQMPAYEWNFSDVNPPVHAWAALRLYYQGVLAGVTDNDFLEKVFQKLLINFTWWVNRKDSNGNNLFEGGFLGFDNISVFDRSRPLPTGGVLKQADGSSWMAFYCLTMLRMSLELAVHNPVYADMGTKFITHFARIVEAMNEFGGTGLWDDEDGFYYDHLQLGEQSIPIKVRSIVGFIPMFATSYVTSEQRNMNPGYKNRLQWFIKNRPRLAATLLEINGPASHDPDGLHLLTVTPRKRLEKILRYMFDEEEFLSPHGIRSVSKYHEKHPYTYTVNGQVYSVDYEPGEGKTGMFGGNSNWRGPVWMPINFMIIKSLETYNHFYGDSFKVEFPTRSGNWITLGEAARLLAERVSSIFLPDELGNRPCHGGDVLYANDPHWKNLVLFNEYFHGETGKGLGASHQTGWTALVAELLANDI, encoded by the coding sequence ATGCCATCACCCCTTGAACCCACCGCCGAGGAGATTCGACTTGGAGAGGACTCTCGCCGCGAGCGCTTCTGGAAGCTCTGGGGAACCTACCTCTCGGAGCGCCAGTGGGGTACCGTGCGCGAGGATTACTCTGCTGACGGCGATGTCTGGAATTCTTTTTCCTTCGATCAGGCCCGCAGTCGCGTCTATCGCTGGGGCGAGGATGGATTGCTTGGGCTGAGTGATCGCTTCGGGCGTCTCTGCTTCGGGATTGCGCTCTGGAATGGAAAGGATCCGATCCTCAAGGAACGTCTCTTCGGTCTCACCGGTCCGCAAGGAAATCATGGGGAGGACGTCAAGGAACTCTACTACTACCTGGACGCCACGCCGACCCACTCCTACTGCAAGGGACTCTACAAATATCCCCAGGCAGAGTTTCCCTACGCCGACCTGGTAGCCGAGAATGGACGTCGCACTCACCTGCAACCCGAGTACGAGCTTGTCGACACGGGGGTATTTGATCAGAACCGCTATTTCGATGTGCAGGTGGAGTACGCGAAGGGATCGATCAAGGACATTCTGATCAAGGTCACGATCAGCAACCGGGGTCCGGATCAAGCGGATCTCGTTTTTCTCCCGACCCTCTGGTATCGGAATACCTGGGCCTGGGGGCAGATCAGTGAGGAGTGCCTCGAAGAACCTAAAATCTCCATTGCGAGACCCGGAACAGTTTCTGCCGTCCATGCGGTGATGGGTGAGTACGAGATGACTTTTGACAAGGGGCCGGACGGGAAACTGCCTGAGTTTCTTTTCACAAATAACGAGACCAACACCCAACGTCTCTACGGGGAGCCGTTGGCTCGTCCCTATGTGAAGGATGCCTTTCATGATGCGGTGATCGAAGGAAAAGCCGACGCGGTCAACCCGGAGCAATTCGGCACGAAGACCGCCGGCCGTTACAACCTCACGATTCCGGCGGGAGATTCCGTCGTGCTTAGAATGCGGTTGACGGAGAAGGGAGCGGCGCAAGGTGAGCCGCTGGACGACAGTTTTGAGGATATTTTTGCAGCAAGAGTTGAGGATGCGGAAGAGTTCTACAGCAGCAAGCTCGCCCCCGCACTGAGCGCCGAGCAGAAAAATGTTACCCGTCAGGCCTATGCGGGGCTTCTCTGGTCGAAGCAATTTTACAATCTGGTTCAGAGCGAGTGGGCTAAGGGGGATTCCACGGAGCCTCCTCCACCCCCCGGACATTCGGTGCGCAATGAGGATTGGGAGAACATCTTCAACCGGGATGTCATTTCGATGCCCGACACGTGGGAATATCCCTACTACTGCTCCTGGGATCTCGCCTTCCACACAGCAGCGCTTGGAAGAGTCGATCCCGTTTACTGCAAGGATCAGCTGATCCTACTTCTCCGAGAGTGGTACACACATCCGAACGGCCAGATGCCCGCTTACGAGTGGAACTTCTCTGATGTGAATCCGCCGGTCCATGCTTGGGCAGCTCTCCGTCTTTATTATCAGGGAGTTCTGGCTGGGGTGACTGACAATGACTTTCTCGAGAAGGTTTTCCAGAAACTCCTGATCAATTTCACCTGGTGGGTGAACCGGAAAGACAGCAATGGGAACAATCTTTTCGAGGGTGGATTTCTGGGCTTCGATAATATCTCGGTGTTCGACCGCTCCAGGCCGCTGCCCACCGGTGGAGTGCTAAAGCAGGCGGACGGCTCCTCGTGGATGGCCTTCTACTGCCTAACGATGCTTCGAATGTCGTTGGAACTCGCCGTGCATAATCCCGTCTATGCCGACATGGGCACGAAATTCATCACCCATTTCGCCCGCATCGTCGAGGCGATGAATGAGTTCGGTGGGACAGGTCTCTGGGACGATGAGGACGGTTTTTACTACGACCATCTTCAGCTAGGTGAGCAAAGCATCCCCATCAAGGTCCGCTCGATCGTGGGGTTCATACCGATGTTTGCCACCAGTTATGTGACATCAGAGCAACGGAACATGAATCCGGGATACAAGAATCGTCTTCAATGGTTCATCAAAAACAGACCTAGGCTCGCTGCTACGCTTTTGGAAATTAATGGGCCCGCCAGCCATGATCCCGATGGACTCCATCTGCTAACGGTCACTCCGAGAAAGCGCCTGGAAAAGATCCTGCGCTACATGTTCGACGAGGAGGAATTCCTGTCACCGCACGGCATTCGCTCTGTCTCCAAGTACCACGAGAAACACCCCTACACCTACACGGTAAACGGCCAAGTCTACTCGGTTGATTACGAACCGGGTGAGGGGAAGACCGGCATGTTCGGTGGTAACTCGAACTGGCGAGGACCCGTCTGGATGCCGATCAACTTCATGATCATTAAGTCCCTCGAGACCTATAACCATTTCTATGGCGATAGCTTCAAGGTGGAATTTCCCACCCGCTCCGGCAACTGGATCACTCTCGGGGAAGCCGCTCGACTTCTTGCAGAGAGGGTCTCTTCCATCTTTCTGCCGGATGAGTTGGGTAACCGTCCCTGCCATGGGGGTGATGTCCTCTATGCCAATGACCCTCACTGGAAGAACCTTGTTCTCTTCAATGAATATTTCCATGGTGAGACAGGTAAGGGTCTCGGTGCTTCCCATCAGACGGGATGGACAGCCTTGGTGGCCGAATTACTGGCCAATGATATCTGA